The Leishmania mexicana MHOM/GT/2001/U1103 complete genome, chromosome 32 genomic interval ATAATATGTGTGGGAAGGGGCAGAACCACGGTCGCAGCGGAGAGCGAGACGGTGAGATTGGAAGAGGCGTAAAGAAAAGGCTCTGAGAATCTGTCGCGGGACGGAGTGTAGCCTTCCGAGGGAGCAAGAATCGTACAGGAGGATATTCGCGAGCAAAaacagaggaagagaaagtAAAGGTCAGCGAGTGTCTCTCttccatatatatatatatggaaGAGTCACTGGTTGGATGGGAGAAGAAAAAGGCCGGATGTACGAGAAAGGACGGTGACAGCAATCGGACGAGCAGGTAGCAGGGCAAATCGCTTCATATTTTTTCGTGTTTATATTTGCATCTCTCTACCTCGGGAAACAACAGAAATAAAGGCATAAGGGAGGACCAGCACAGGCACCGACATCACGACAAGagcgaagaaaagaaaaattGCACTCGAGGGCAGTAGAAGACGCACAATGCAACAGACAACACACCTGAAAAAGAGGCGTCTTTCTTTCTCATCCGCTTGGATAcacgtttgtgtgtgtgtgtgtgtctgcaaAAATCAGAGCTGGTGCTATAAAATGAGTATACCAATGTATATACACAGACTATATATGTGTGTAAATATATGCGTGAGTCTTCGCCACTGCTTTTgatgtttttcttttccgcctttgtgtgtgtttccgcatgtgcgtgtgtgtatcaGTGCGGGTGTACGCCGAAGCCTCTTCCATCCGTTCCTGAaacatcccccccccctcactcgAGTATTTCACGGGTaggacacagagagaaaaaataGTTATCAGGGTACCACACGGAGGAAAGGAACTTTTCTATGGAGtcaccacacacgccgcagcttGCACAGCTGGTGCACACACCACTCGTTTTTGCTTGTCTGTCTGCATGCACCGATACAAGCAGACGAAAAGGGGCAAAGACATATATGCACGTCATTGCATTACGCGTGACACAAAGGGCGTCAGCTGTGAAGCGAGGGAGCGGACTTCAAAAATAAAAAGGGAGAGCAGAAGAGTGGGAAAGAAGGGGACGACCTAAATAAACAGGAAACAAAAGGAGGTAAAAGGAAGGCCGCGTGGAAGACATACATCGACACGGCTGTACCAGTCTGTACatgtgtaggtgtgtgttGGGTCACATGTGATGCCCTGAAGGACGGAAAAGAGCGTGTGTGGGAAAGGAAGCGTGAAAGACAAGTAGGTGGGTTGACAGGCggagaaaagagaaaagagagagagcacgaCACGACACACTCTCAagcatgcgcacacatgcacacgttAACGAAGCCAATCGAGACaaccccgccacccccccccccaataAGAAGAAATGAATGCGAAACGACGAAGAAAGGCGCAGAttaaaaacaaaaaaggaagcAAGCCATGGAGGAGAGTTTTTATGGGCATGTTCGTGTGTGTTCGTGGGTGCGGTTTCTGAGATCCCCGAGAACTATATATACCTCTTTACATGTGTGTTCATCTGTAGATATGAAAGCTGtcgctggtggtggctgctTTCTCTCGTCgtacttttttttcgggggAGGATGAAGGAGGTCATCGAAAATACGATCGCGTCACTCGCTCAGCCATGATCCTCTCGCAAATGCTGCATCGGCTTCGAAACACTTATTTTGGTGTATGCCCACGGCGGGTTTCCTTTTCACGTCAAGCGTGCGACAGCGCCTGTGTGGGTGGGTTCTTGCGAAGCCCTCGAAACGCCGAGGAAatgggagaggagagcgcgagaaaggaggaaaaggcaCTTTAGtgtttctcctctctcgctctggtCACGTCGCGCGAATTGTGGCCGACAGACCATCACACTCACGCGGGCACACAACACTAGCGGCAACGCAGTTCCGTGGGAAGGTGCGCAAGGGAGAATAAAAGCTAAAAGGGGAGAGCTCACATCTGTAAAGGCTATGAGATGTGTGATAAGAAAAAACAACGGCataaaggaggaggaggaggaggaaggctGGGGAGGTGAGACCagacgagagagggaaaagaaaCGGAAGAGGAAGTAACGATGAGTGAGCCCGTGCTCTGCCGTAGCGGCTTCTCCAACACGGAGGCTAGAAGGGCAAGACACACCGCAAACGAGCCCAGAAGGAGATGCTCATTTGGCaacgagcacacgcacacgacaaCTGGCTCTTCTGAAAGCCGGCTTCAGTCACCACACAAGAGGATCTGGCGATGTCAACTTTCAAGAATCGCAACTGAAGCTGCGTTAGATATCGAGTTGCTCACcaccacagagagagggagagacaacgaaaaacaaaacagcGAACTAAAGGTAAGGGAAGGAAAAAGGGAAAGCAGAGCGCCGGTCGGAagcgggaaaaaaaagcgaaaggACACATATATGCAGTAAAGACGATCACACAAGTAACAGAAAATGAGACGGAAGAAGGAAAAACAAGGCAGAGCAGGACGCACGGAGTTCGCAGTGGGGTGTGAAGCTCTCCCCTTCACCGTTTGTGTCCTCATACCTAGCAGAAGAGGAAAGATCACGAAcatgtggaggaggagggggcaccCCACGCTGTGTTCCGCAGTGGACCGGCGTTGTGGTGACTGCAGCGCACAACAGAAAGGCGTGGGAAAAGGGCACTCGTACCGTTCCATTTGGCTGCGCGAGCACTCAGGGAGCTCACAAAATGCACCTGCAATACGCAAAGCAACCAAGCCTCGGTACAACCGTGCgtccaccacacacacagctcCTACGTTGCCTCAGCTGTGCTTCCCCTCCGGTACTGCTGCTCCATCAAGATCATCCGCTATCTTAGCCTCTAGTTCCTCCCACGGTTGCAGAAAGAAGTACTCGATGACACAAGCCACAACGCCAATGCAGCCAAAGAAGATGAACGCGACGGCCTGGCCTTTGTTCGGGTTCCCCGACGGACCGCCAGAGATGCCCTCCGTCGCAATCGGGTAGCAGATGTTGATGATCAGGTTGAAAATGAACATCACGCCCACCGTGATCGATGAGCCGATCGGCCGGAACGACTCGGGGAACACGTCCACAGCCAGAACGTAGAAGCACGGGCCCACGCCCATCTCGTAAAGGGCAATGAAGATGGCAATCCCCGTAATGGCAATGCCGCTTACGGCCTTGTCCGACTTTGTCACGCCAGGGTACACCGGGATACCGCCAAGGAAGACGCAGCACAGAGAGCCGACAAAGCCGCAGAAGAGGAACAGCGTCCGCATCGAGAACCTCCTCGAGAGCGGGATCACGCAGAACGTTGCGAGCATGTTCCACGCCATGACGATGATGTTGCCAACCAGCGGTTGTAACCCAAGGTTCGACATGATGGTCGGGGCGAAGTTCATATTCGCATTGATGCCGGTCAGTTGCGTCACGCACCCCATGGCCACACCGTTCAGGATGGGCCCAATCATCTGCGTCATGGTGTACTCTTCTGCCGCCTTCCTGGAAGCATCTTCACTGTTTTCCTCCTCGTAGTCACCCCTCCTGCTCTTGCTGTAGCCGTCCTTGGTGATGAGTGGCAGGAAAACCACGAAAATAGAGAGGAGCGTGGAAACAGAGACGAGGCCTTGCATGCGCCCCATGGTATTAGCATTCCTGGCCGCATCGTACTGGATCGTGTTGCCAAGAACCAGCCCGAAGAACGACGTGATAAAAATGCCGGTCGAGACCGAAACCTGAAACAGCGTGCCGAGCGTCTTGGCATGATTTGCAGGGGCAAACTTGTCCGTGTAGTGCGAGGACGTGATGGACTGCCAACCAAGGGGAAAGCCAAGCACGATACGCGCGAGGAACAATACCCAGTAGTGAAACAGCCCCGTTGCCACGTGCGTTAGAACATTCCCGATCACGCTAAGAATCCCAATGAACAAGAAGCTCTTGCAGTAGTCGAGGCGCTTCGTCAGGTACCCGCCCATCAGCGCGCCAATCGTGGATCCGATTACCAAAGACCCAGCGAAAACGCCGCTCTGAATCGAGGAGTAGCCCACCTGGTTGCCGCAGGTGTTGGCAGAGTAGCTCCACTTGCATGCAGAGTGCGACAAGCAGCTCGCCTCGTCGCTGTACCTCAGGAAGCACGTCGTCCTGTCCGCCCACCCGCACACCTCGCCGTACGTCGTGTTGCTCACATACGTCGACGCGTTGAACCACCGGCACTTCGCCGCAGCCAGCGTCTCGCACGACCTTTTAGCGCTGTACAGCTGGCAGTTGGAGGCATATCCGTACATCGTCGAGTACGGACCAACAAATCCGAGGTTGTAACCATAGAGCAACGGGGTAAGAATAATGGGAGTCGAGACGATCAGGTTCTTCATCGAGAAAAACGGCGCGTCCGGTAGTGGCTGCGGAGCGTCCTCATCTTCGTCTTCGTCGAGAGATGTCGGCAACTCCGGCGCCGAGGAACGCTTCCTCAGCGTCATTGAGGGTGAATTAGCAGCGACCGATATCAGCGGTAACTCAGCATTGGCCTGGGTGGTCGATTTGCCGTTTGAGGGCTGTTCATTTGGTGACCTGTTCGTGAAAGTCGTTGACGTCGAGGCAGATGCCGCTGGCACCTGGCCCCTCACTTCCAAGGAATGAACAGGCTCGCAACTGTCCTCCCTCGTCTTCTCATTCGGTGAGTCCATGATTGCATAAGGTGAAATCCGAATTCGGGAGTGTGGGTGGGCACAGGAAGTAGGTCCGTGCGACTGCTTCGCTGTCTTCGAATCTTGCAAAACCTCAACGACacgaaaaaagggagaaagagaaagaaaTGCAACGCCGCGTGCAGAGCTGAACCGTTGACCAAACCAGGCCAGCGCATACCCGTGCAGACGAGAACGCCACAAGTAAACGTTGACGGCAACGTTCACCAAAACACCGACATCATATAATCTCTCCCTTATTCTGCGCAGTTTCTGGCAACTGAAAAACCTCCCTGCCTCATTTTCTTTGCTCTTACCAAACAGTAGAGCATCCCTTCACATCCGGACCATGTGCTCGCCTCTGTGAGTATTACTCTATTTCAGCCATTCTCGCTTCACGCGCCAAAGAAACACGCCATAACATTATAAAACACTCACCCCACGGATCACCATTCACGTCCGCTCATTTCATCAACTCCTCCGTTTCGTGagccctctccgtctccttcCCACGCCTTTCGTACTATATCACCCCGGAAATAACAGACACACAACGTACATCCCCTCCAGCAACCCCACACAGCACCCAACGACCATCAGCTGGTAGTGCATGTTATCCTTGTATCCGCACAGTGCGCAGCggtccaccgccacgcacacgtcagAGTGAGTATTGATCTGTCtgcatcatcgtcgccgcccgcgcacaccccctcccacgcgCAACACACagcaccgcacacgcgcgccaccgcacgcaGAGGTCCAGCGCACATCAGAGATTGTTCACCCATGAAATACAGTAGTTCGTcaggcgcgcacagccgGCGGCTACGCGACATGCGTCTTCGCACACTCTGTACATCATCACACGCGCGCTCACTcgaaacacacgcacacagcgccacccaacacacgcacacgcagcgcgcaTCTCGCACCACCGATTGGACACAGTCGCCAAGGGCACAAGGGCGTCATCCTGCCCGGAAGgtgcaggcggcagcagagccggtacccacacacatgcacatgcactcGCGCACGCATCAGCTGGTGTTCTTAGAAGTTATGCAGTCGCTCACGGGCCACGAGGGCTCGGTAAATGTGCAAACAATAACTCATCCAGTCATCACAGCGTgccatgcacgcacgcgcacaaatGCACGCGCAGAACATCATCCTCGGATATCGGTGTAGTATAGTATTCACTTGCATCGCATGTAATCATCGACGGTCGTTAGGTGGAAGACGCAATGTAATCATGCAGTTCTGCAAACGCAgtgccggcagcgacgctcCAGCCCCCCACATCGCCCATACGGGCGGCGCCCATCCACCGCACACGGGGCCAGCAACCCCACACAGCACCCAACGACCATCAGCTGGTAGTGCATGTTATCCTTGTATCCGCACAGTGCGCAGCggtccaccgccacgcacacgtcagAGTGAGTATTGATCTGTCtgcatcatcgtcgccgcccgcgcacaccccctcccacgcgCAACACACagcaccgcacacgcgcgccaccgcacgcaGAGGTCCAGCGCACATCAGAGATTGTTCACCCATGAAATACAGTAGTTCGTcaggcgcgcacagccgGCGGCTACGCGACATGCGTCTTCGCACACTCTGTACATCATCACACGCGCGCTCACTcgaaacacacgcacacagcgccacccaacacacgcacacgcagcgcgcaTCTCGCACCACCGATTGGACACAGTCGCCAAGGGCACAAGGGCGTCATCCTGCCCGGAAGgtgcaggcggcagcagagccggtacccacacacatgcacatgcactcGCGCACGCATCAGCTGGTGCTCTTAGAAGTTATGCAGTCGCTCACGGGCCACGAGGGCTCGGTAAATGTGCAAACAATAACTCATCCAGTCATCACAGCGTgccatgcacgcacgcgcacaaatGCACGCGCAGAACATCATCCTCGGATATCGGTGTAGTATAGTATTCACTTGCATCGCATGTAATCATCGACGGTCGTTAGGTGGAAGACGCAATGTAATCATGCAGTTCTGCAAACGCAgtgccggcagcgacgctcCAGCCCCCCACATCGCCCATACGGGCGGCGCCCATCCACCGCACACGGGGCCAGCAACCCCACACAGCACCCAACGACCATCAGCTGGTAGTGCATGTTATCCTTGTATCCGCACAGTGCGCAGCggtccaccgccacgcacacgtcagAGTGAGTATTGATCTGTCtgcatcatcgtcgccgcccgcgcacaccccctcccacgcgCAACACACagcaccgcacacgcgcgccaccgcacgcaGAGGTCCAGCGCACATCAGAGATTGTTCACCCATGAAATACAGTAGTTCGTcaggcgcgcacagccgGCGGCTACGCGACATGCGTCTTCGCACACTCTGTACATCATCACACGCGCGCTCACTcgaaacacacgcacacagcgccacccaacacacgcacacgcagcgcgcaTCTCGCACCACCGATTGGACACAGTCGCCAAGGGCACAAGGGCGTCATCCTGCCCGGAAGgtgcaggcggcagcagagccggtacccacacacatgcacatgcactcGCGCACGCATCAGCTGGTGCTCTTAGAAGTTATGCAGTCGCTCACGGGCCACGAGGGCTCGGTAAATGTGCAAACAATAACTCATCCAGTCATCACAGCGTgccatgcacgcacgcgcacaaatGCACGCGCAGAACATCATCCTCGGATATCGGTGTAGTATAGTATTCACTTGCATCGCATGTAATCATCGACGGTCGTTAGGTGGAAGACGCAATGCAATCATGCAGTTGTGCAGGAATTCGCAATGATGCTTAGGATGAATACTTAATGACTAGCAGGGAGTGCCTCATAACTGTACAGAGGTGGGTTTATCGCACGGAATAATTTCTGCCTTAGCGAGTTAGAGAATTTCACTGAAACCGAGGGCATCAGGTACGTTGAGAAAATGAACGATGAATTGTTGCATTAGGTATTGTATGCGCCTGCGGGTTACGGTAGTTGCAGATGAAAAGGCTAGGTTTTTTTATGAAGCAACTGCGATGCGTTGAAGTTTGTTTTGGAAGCAATGCATGTATTTGAGCCTGTTGGTGATGTTCCAGTAATTTATGGTGCCTAAGGTGGACGTTACGAGCGCCGAGGGGATGGTAATTATCAAATTAAAAGCACGCCAATTTAAAAAATGCTTTTTAAAAGATTCAGAGTGACAGTCTTCGTGGTGTGGAGTGAAAACCCACAGCTTCCTTGTGAACTCTACTGATTCAGAGTCGCAGTATGAGGTTAGCACCACAGGTGCAGCACTCACGCCTGCAGTGGTTGCATTTTGTATTTTGGTTGGCTCAAATGCTATACGGTTGCTTTGTTGCCTAGCAAAGTGATAAGCTGCGGCCGCTGAAAAGAGTGTTTCGCGTGTGAGCTGACAGATTGTATTACGTGAATGTAGGCAGATCGTTTTTTGTCTTGTCACTACCACGTACAACGCTAAGGGACGTACAATATGTTCTCTTTTGAACGGAGTCTGTTGTTACTTAGACCTCGTGTAGTGATAGGGTTGAGGAGAGACAAGTTGAAGCAAACTAGAGAAGAAAAAGCGGGTGAGTGTAGGTCCCGTTCATAAGCAAATCTAGGCACCTTAAGAATGTCGCTCCCTGTAGATGAGTTACATCAGAGCAGCCAAGGTGTCGGGGACTGTAAGTAGGGGTCCGAGAGTGGAGTTGCATTGACAAATCCACTCAGTGCTGAAGAAGCCGTCCAAAGCTTCTGTGTAGCAGTGCCAGCCTTCGAAATTTCAAAGTAGTAACTGTTGAGAATCCCGACTGGGACCGTCCATTGCAGAGAAAGTaggtgttttttttttcgtgtacAGCACATGCAGATAATAATAATAATCACACTAAGTGAAAACCCGAGG includes:
- a CDS encoding glucose transporter/membrane transporter D2,putative — protein: MDSPNEKTREDSCEPVHSLEVRGQVPAASASTSTTFTNRSPNEQPSNGKSTTQANAELPLISVAANSPSMTLRKRSSAPELPTSLDEDEDEDAPQPLPDAPFFSMKNLIVSTPIILTPLLYGYNLGFVGPYSTMYGYASNCQLYSAKRSCETLAAAKCRWFNASTYVSNTTYGEVCGWADRTTCFLRYSDEASCLSHSACKWSYSANTCGNQVGYSSIQSGVFAGSLVIGSTIGALMGGYLTKRLDYCKSFLFIGILSVIGNVLTHVATGLFHYWVLFLARIVLGFPLGWQSITSSHYTDKFAPANHAKTLGTLFQVSVSTGIFITSFFGLVLGNTIQYDAARNANTMGRMQGLVSVSTLLSIFVVFLPLITKDGYSKSRRGDYEEENSEDASRKAAEEYTMTQMIGPILNGVAMGCVTQLTGINANMNFAPTIMSNLGLQPLVGNIIVMAWNMLATFCVIPLSRRFSMRTLFLFCGFVGSLCCVFLGGIPVYPGVTKSDKAVSGIAITGIAIFIALYEMGVGPCFYVLAVDVFPESFRPIGSSITVGVMFIFNLIINICYPIATEGISGGPSGNPNKGQAVAFIFFGCIGVVACVIEYFFLQPWEELEAKIADDLDGAAVPEGKHS